The Bernardetia litoralis DSM 6794 genome includes a window with the following:
- a CDS encoding YHYH protein codes for MTFKNSVFLTLSASLVLGLSSCNDDSPATENDLETTLHAAFSEFDSDHFTIMLDGDEVVIETDGLPNHTSPYWSNTTERSLGDPMGGTITTPAASEDHPLFVAPLNDDFSQMAPGNIDDFNGSYTLRVSASPSKATSTSSTGLGAIGIAISGAVIYNDEEGPNVPLENAVGSLDYTGAHTGPQSYHYHLEPKAWSDDDEKLIGIISDGFFLYGRKCNSTSTYPTDLDASGGHTSTTQHAIAAEYHYHIQNELYLNSYYILFPEDYQGTPNAIQ; via the coding sequence ATGACTTTCAAAAATTCCGTTTTTCTTACACTTTCAGCAAGTTTAGTTTTAGGATTATCATCTTGTAATGATGACTCTCCTGCAACTGAAAACGATTTAGAAACAACATTACATGCAGCTTTTTCTGAATTTGACTCTGACCACTTTACAATTATGTTGGATGGTGATGAAGTAGTTATTGAAACAGATGGATTACCCAATCATACTTCACCTTATTGGTCAAATACAACAGAAAGAAGTCTTGGAGACCCAATGGGAGGTACAATCACAACTCCAGCAGCCAGCGAAGACCATCCTCTTTTTGTAGCTCCTCTAAATGATGACTTTTCACAAATGGCTCCAGGTAATATTGACGATTTCAATGGGTCTTATACATTGCGTGTTTCGGCTTCTCCTAGCAAAGCAACTTCTACAAGTAGCACAGGTTTGGGAGCAATTGGAATAGCAATAAGTGGCGCAGTAATTTATAATGATGAAGAAGGACCTAATGTTCCTCTTGAAAATGCTGTTGGTTCGTTGGATTATACAGGCGCACACACAGGACCACAGAGTTATCACTATCATTTAGAACCAAAAGCATGGTCAGATGATGACGAAAAATTGATTGGAATTATCTCTGACGGTTTTTTTCTTTATGGTAGAAAATGTAACTCAACAAGTACATATCCAACTGATTTAGATGCTTCAGGTGGACATACAAGTACAACTCAACACGCTATAGCAGCAGAATATCATTATCATATTCAAAATGAACTTTATTTGAATAGTTACTATATTTTATTTCCAGAAGATTATCAAGGTACTCCAAATGCAATACAATAA
- a CDS encoding RNA polymerase sigma factor, producing the protein MSNLNDLHATLLESIALQKEGAFEEFYALFSEKVYNTALSYVQNTNDAEEITQDVFVKIHKNASKFKGNSSVNTWIYRITVNTSLNAIKKRKRLSFLSFTNQNDKNTQIDIPDFVHPNLILENKEEGILIFKAIKKLPQTQQTAFILAFVEELPRQEIAQIMETSLKAVESLLQRAKTNLKKTLKNYKK; encoded by the coding sequence TTGTCTAATTTAAACGATTTACATGCAACTTTATTGGAATCTATTGCACTTCAAAAAGAAGGTGCATTTGAAGAATTTTATGCTCTTTTTTCAGAAAAAGTTTATAATACAGCTTTAAGTTATGTTCAAAATACAAATGATGCTGAAGAAATTACGCAGGATGTATTTGTAAAAATTCATAAAAATGCTTCCAAATTTAAGGGTAATTCTAGTGTAAATACTTGGATTTATCGTATTACTGTAAACACTTCATTGAATGCAATAAAAAAAAGAAAACGTCTTTCTTTTTTATCTTTTACCAATCAAAATGATAAAAATACGCAAATAGATATTCCTGATTTTGTACATCCAAATCTTATTTTAGAGAATAAAGAAGAAGGAATTTTAATTTTTAAAGCAATAAAAAAACTTCCACAAACTCAACAAACAGCTTTTATTTTGGCTTTTGTAGAAGAGTTGCCACGACAAGAAATTGCTCAAATTATGGAAACTTCTCTCAAAGCAGTAGAATCTTTATTACAAAGAGCAAAGACAAATTTGAAGAAAACATTGAAAAATTATAAGAAATAA
- a CDS encoding carboxymuconolactone decarboxylase family protein — MARVSLVKLEQVDDVIIKDIFDWVTEMEGAVPNHFFVELNFPEFMKAKLGATKVLWSMGELTMPEIQHIGIIVSKHNGCPYCTGAFCTILNYGLQTDEEYVKAFAEKELEVIENQRLKTILEFAVKANLSPKEITDADVEGLRKLGFTDKGIVQIIHVVSDFAAYNRLNLALNTDYDYRDTWREMSFKWSNKSGEPEGDNTRGVLPN, encoded by the coding sequence ATGGCAAGAGTTTCTTTGGTAAAGTTAGAGCAGGTAGATGATGTTATCATTAAAGATATTTTTGATTGGGTTACTGAAATGGAAGGTGCTGTACCAAATCATTTTTTTGTTGAACTCAATTTTCCTGAGTTTATGAAGGCAAAATTAGGCGCAACAAAAGTTTTGTGGTCTATGGGTGAATTGACAATGCCTGAAATTCAACATATTGGAATTATTGTATCCAAACATAATGGTTGTCCTTATTGTACAGGTGCTTTTTGTACAATTCTTAATTATGGTTTGCAAACTGATGAAGAATATGTAAAGGCATTTGCAGAAAAAGAATTAGAAGTTATTGAAAACCAACGCCTAAAAACAATACTTGAATTTGCTGTTAAAGCGAATTTGAGTCCTAAAGAAATTACAGATGCTGATGTTGAAGGTTTAAGAAAATTAGGTTTTACAGATAAAGGTATTGTTCAAATTATACATGTTGTAAGTGATTTTGCTGCATATAATCGTCTTAATTTAGCTTTAAATACAGACTATGATTATAGAGATACATGGAGAGAAATGAGCTTCAAATGGAGCAATAAATCTGGAGAGCCAGAAGGTGATAATACTAGAGGAGTGTTACCAAATTAA
- a CDS encoding type II toxin-antitoxin system VapC family toxin produces the protein MNYILDTNILILLVKSKTFSEFFDQNYFSNSANTFFYTHITLGELDSISKQNQWGEKRLILLKNLLKGFNLVKSTSIDIVQNYGTIDAYSQGKLKNKPLPIGISARNMGKNDLWIAASTIVLKATLLTTDKDFDHLSPNFINIDLIDISTFY, from the coding sequence ATGAATTACATTTTAGATACAAATATTCTTATTTTACTTGTAAAGAGTAAAACATTTTCAGAATTCTTTGATCAAAATTATTTTTCAAATTCTGCTAATACTTTTTTCTATACTCATATTACTTTAGGTGAACTGGATTCAATTTCTAAGCAAAATCAATGGGGAGAAAAGCGATTAATTTTACTCAAAAATCTTTTGAAAGGATTTAATCTTGTAAAATCTACGTCTATTGATATTGTTCAAAATTATGGAACTATTGATGCGTATAGTCAAGGAAAATTGAAAAACAAACCTCTCCCTATTGGAATAAGTGCAAGAAACATGGGCAAAAATGACTTATGGATAGCAGCATCAACTATTGTACTCAAAGCTACTTTGCTAACAACAGATAAAGATTTTGACCATTTATCTCCTAATTTTATAAATATAGATTTGATAGATATAAGTACATTTTATTGA
- a CDS encoding amidohydrolase — protein MKPLLNISLLETDLFWENAVQNRNQFDKIFSSFFMENKQVDILVLPEMFTTAFTMNIDLAEKIEDSTTLNWLKENAKKHNIAITGSIIIEDNKKIYNRLFFVEPSGNVQMYDKRHLFRMAGEHQFFTAGEKLSIFEYKGWKICPQICYDLRFPVFSRNNLMVDEDGIATSGYDILLYVANFPAARSLAWNNLLPARAIENSCYCIGLNRIGKDGKGIEYNGDSAIYHPKGMKLEVIETEIKNTNVLSYSLSAIDLQKYRKKFAVYLDNDNFELK, from the coding sequence ATGAAACCTTTGCTTAATATAAGTCTTTTAGAAACTGATTTGTTTTGGGAAAATGCAGTTCAAAATAGAAATCAATTTGATAAGATATTTTCTTCTTTTTTTATGGAAAATAAGCAAGTAGATATTCTCGTTTTGCCCGAAATGTTTACGACGGCTTTTACTATGAATATTGATTTAGCTGAAAAAATTGAAGATAGTACTACTTTGAATTGGCTAAAAGAAAATGCAAAAAAACACAATATTGCCATTACAGGAAGTATAATTATAGAAGACAATAAAAAAATTTATAATCGTTTGTTTTTTGTAGAACCAAGTGGAAATGTTCAAATGTACGATAAAAGACATCTTTTCAGAATGGCAGGAGAACATCAATTTTTTACAGCAGGAGAAAAACTATCCATTTTTGAATATAAAGGCTGGAAAATTTGCCCACAGATTTGTTATGACTTGCGTTTTCCTGTTTTTTCTAGGAATAATTTAATGGTTGATGAAGATGGAATAGCTACTTCAGGTTACGATATTTTGCTTTATGTTGCTAACTTTCCTGCTGCTCGTTCTTTGGCTTGGAATAATCTTTTGCCTGCTCGTGCCATTGAAAATTCATGTTATTGCATTGGTCTAAATCGTATCGGCAAAGATGGAAAAGGAATTGAATATAATGGTGATTCGGCTATCTATCATCCAAAAGGAATGAAATTAGAAGTTATTGAAACAGAAATTAAAAATACCAACGTTTTATCTTATTCACTCTCAGCAATTGATTTACAAAAATATAGAAAGAAATTTGCTGTTTATTTAGATAATGATAATTTTGAATTAAAATAA
- the nth gene encoding endonuclease III: MKFPKSTTYLPQKKANAIAKILKELYPKPAVPLDYKDAYTLLVSVLLSAQCTDKRVNQVTPILFEEADTPNKMVQLTTEQIKSIIRPCGLSNNKSKAIHRLSEILLEKYSGEVPDKMELLEELPGVGHKTASVVVSQYFGQPAFPVDTHIHRLAYRWGLSSGKNVVQTEKDLKALFPKKNWNDLHIQIIYFGREYCPARGHNPLECPICSQYGNIEYLDEYLEEQEMKEK; encoded by the coding sequence ATGAAATTTCCAAAATCCACCACTTATTTACCACAAAAAAAAGCAAATGCAATAGCTAAGATTTTGAAAGAATTGTATCCAAAACCTGCTGTTCCATTGGATTATAAAGATGCTTATACGCTGCTTGTTTCTGTTTTGCTTTCGGCTCAATGCACCGACAAACGAGTAAATCAAGTTACCCCAATTTTGTTTGAAGAAGCCGATACGCCTAATAAAATGGTGCAACTTACAACAGAGCAAATAAAAAGTATAATCCGTCCTTGTGGGCTTTCAAATAATAAATCAAAGGCAATTCATCGTCTTTCAGAGATTTTATTAGAAAAATATAGTGGAGAAGTTCCTGATAAAATGGAGCTTTTGGAAGAATTACCAGGAGTGGGACACAAAACGGCTTCGGTTGTGGTTTCGCAATATTTTGGGCAGCCTGCTTTTCCTGTCGATACGCATATTCATCGTTTGGCGTATCGTTGGGGGCTTTCAAGTGGGAAAAATGTTGTCCAAACAGAAAAAGATTTGAAAGCACTTTTTCCTAAGAAAAATTGGAATGATTTACATATTCAAATTATTTATTTTGGTAGAGAATATTGTCCTGCAAGAGGTCATAATCCATTGGAATGTCCGATTTGTAGTCAATATGGAAATATAGAATATCTTGATGAGTATTTGGAAGAACAGGAGATGAAAGAGAAATAG
- a CDS encoding toxin-antitoxin system YwqK family antitoxin, with amino-acid sequence MQYNKNLFFSFLIFLMAGLFLQACQKNNSSTNSESKLQKQNSFGSSSIISFDSLILKANEGLYYYKNQVFTGASISYYPNGNPATKIQFLNGKKEGLYQKFYPNKLISFEANYKNGRQNGTIKTWWKDGVLRSKSNKKNGIVEGLQEQWYSSGAKFKEMNYVNGKEEGMQKAWRKNGKIYNNYEAKNGRIFGLKRANLCYKLEDEIVQFEDEK; translated from the coding sequence ATGCAATACAATAAAAATTTATTTTTCTCTTTTTTGATATTTTTAATGGCAGGTCTGTTTTTACAGGCTTGTCAGAAAAATAATAGTTCTACTAATTCCGAAAGCAAACTACAAAAACAAAATAGCTTTGGAAGCTCATCCATTATTTCATTTGATTCTCTTATTTTGAAGGCAAATGAAGGATTATATTATTATAAAAATCAAGTATTTACAGGAGCTTCTATTTCTTATTATCCAAATGGAAATCCTGCTACAAAAATTCAGTTTTTGAATGGAAAAAAAGAAGGATTGTATCAAAAATTCTATCCCAATAAACTAATCAGTTTTGAGGCAAATTATAAGAATGGAAGGCAAAATGGAACAATAAAAACATGGTGGAAAGATGGTGTTTTGCGCTCAAAATCCAACAAAAAAAATGGTATCGTAGAAGGATTACAAGAGCAATGGTACTCTAGTGGTGCAAAATTCAAAGAAATGAATTATGTCAATGGAAAAGAAGAAGGCATGCAAAAAGCGTGGCGAAAAAATGGAAAAATATACAATAATTATGAAGCCAAAAATGGTAGAATATTCGGTCTCAAAAGAGCTAATTTATGCTATAAGTTAGAAGATGAAATTGTTCAATTTGAAGATGAGAAATAA
- a CDS encoding YggS family pyridoxal phosphate-dependent enzyme codes for MQNSIKENLDEILSKLENTEAKLIAVTKTHPVEKLQTLYDLDFKVFGENRVQELTEKHEKLPKDIQWHLIGTLQKNKVKYVAPFVAMIHSVESFSLLKEINKRAKQNERVIECLLQMHIAEEDTKFGLNETELYEILESEELKNFENIKLVGLMGMATFTDNKNQVRAEFKNLKTLFDKVKTNFKTENIDFREISMGMSGDYPIAIEEGATLVRVGSAIFGKR; via the coding sequence ATGCAAAATTCTATCAAAGAAAACTTAGACGAAATTCTATCAAAATTAGAGAATACAGAAGCAAAATTAATTGCTGTTACCAAAACTCATCCTGTAGAAAAATTACAAACTTTGTATGATTTGGATTTTAAAGTTTTTGGAGAAAACCGAGTTCAAGAACTTACAGAAAAACACGAAAAGCTCCCAAAAGATATACAATGGCACTTAATTGGAACACTTCAAAAAAATAAGGTCAAATATGTTGCGCCTTTTGTTGCGATGATTCATTCGGTAGAAAGTTTTTCACTTCTGAAAGAAATCAATAAAAGAGCAAAGCAAAACGAACGAGTAATTGAATGTCTTTTACAAATGCACATTGCAGAAGAAGATACAAAATTTGGCTTAAATGAAACAGAACTTTATGAGATTTTGGAAAGTGAAGAGCTGAAAAATTTTGAAAATATAAAATTAGTTGGTTTGATGGGAATGGCAACTTTTACAGATAATAAAAATCAAGTTCGTGCAGAATTTAAAAATTTAAAAACTCTTTTTGATAAAGTAAAAACAAATTTTAAAACTGAAAATATAGATTTTAGAGAAATTTCTATGGGAATGAGTGGCGATTATCCGATTGCAATCGAAGAAGGTGCAACGCTTGTCCGTGTGGGAAGTGCAATTTTTGGGAAGCGATAA
- a CDS encoding M61 family metallopeptidase yields the protein MLDYKISYSQPHHHFINLELTINNIDANLEKEISLQLPAWRPGRYTLQNFAKNIAKFNVFDENEKPLKFSKTTKDNWKVETNGAKTLTVRYTYYANQMDAGGSYLDEKQIYLNFICCCLEVQNRPNSEYRVNVEMPSDYKVACALPQETQEKKSYLIAQDFFHLIDSPLIASNTLKHKSYKVKNSEANFHIWIQGDWNIDFEKAVKEFQLFTQDQIALFKDFSSTDYHFMFQILPYSKYHGVEHCHSTVITLGADYDMDGVARYNDFLGISSHELFHFWNIMRIRPKELMPYDLSKETYFKTGFVAEGLTTYYGDYILCRSGVWTQEYYLKDFENLLKRHFHNNGRLNLSVADSSYDLWLDGYELGIPNRKSSIYVEGAMAAFILDIKLRKTSNHQKSLDTVMVKMWEDFGKKGIGYSLEDYHNVVDETAGEHIKDYFEKCIYSPNALNAYLKEAFDFIGIEKTFIPNENEMERRLGLKTIFQNNAYFVVGFSPDSEVAKSITVNDEIVAINSYKLDANNPNAILNKAAKDGKTELEISFFRDNQLHTITIKYDENQYPIIKLKVKEDATEEQKENLRKWLSPLV from the coding sequence ATGTTAGATTATAAAATTTCATATTCCCAGCCTCATCATCATTTCATCAATCTTGAACTTACCATCAATAATATTGATGCTAATTTAGAAAAAGAAATTTCTCTTCAACTTCCTGCATGGCGACCAGGGCGTTATACGCTTCAAAATTTTGCCAAAAATATAGCCAAATTTAATGTCTTTGATGAAAATGAAAAGCCTTTAAAATTCTCAAAAACAACTAAAGATAATTGGAAAGTAGAAACAAATGGAGCTAAAACTCTAACAGTTCGTTATACCTATTATGCCAATCAAATGGATGCAGGAGGCTCTTATTTAGACGAAAAACAAATTTATTTGAATTTTATTTGTTGTTGTTTGGAAGTACAAAACCGTCCAAATTCAGAATATAGAGTTAATGTAGAAATGCCTTCAGATTATAAAGTTGCGTGTGCATTGCCACAAGAAACGCAAGAAAAAAAATCTTATTTGATTGCTCAAGATTTCTTTCATTTGATAGATTCTCCTTTGATTGCCTCAAATACATTAAAACATAAAAGTTATAAAGTAAAAAATTCGGAAGCAAATTTTCATATTTGGATTCAAGGAGATTGGAATATTGATTTTGAAAAAGCTGTAAAAGAATTTCAGTTATTTACACAAGACCAAATTGCACTTTTTAAAGATTTTTCTAGTACAGATTATCATTTTATGTTTCAAATTTTACCCTATTCAAAATATCATGGTGTAGAACATTGTCATTCTACTGTCATTACTTTGGGTGCAGATTATGACATGGATGGAGTAGCTCGTTATAATGACTTTTTGGGAATCAGTTCGCATGAGCTTTTTCATTTTTGGAATATTATGCGTATTCGTCCGAAAGAACTTATGCCTTACGATTTGTCTAAAGAAACTTACTTCAAAACAGGTTTTGTAGCTGAAGGTTTGACTACTTATTATGGAGATTATATTTTGTGTAGAAGTGGCGTTTGGACACAAGAATATTACCTAAAAGATTTTGAAAATCTATTAAAAAGACACTTTCATAATAATGGAAGGCTTAATCTTTCTGTTGCTGATTCTTCGTATGATTTATGGCTTGATGGTTATGAATTGGGCATTCCGAACCGAAAATCTTCAATTTATGTAGAGGGTGCAATGGCTGCTTTTATTTTGGATATAAAACTTCGAAAAACGAGTAATCATCAAAAATCATTAGATACTGTAATGGTCAAAATGTGGGAAGATTTCGGTAAAAAAGGAATTGGTTATTCTTTAGAAGATTATCATAATGTAGTTGATGAAACTGCAGGCGAACATATCAAAGATTATTTTGAAAAATGTATTTATTCGCCAAATGCTTTAAATGCTTATTTAAAAGAAGCATTTGATTTTATTGGAATTGAAAAGACATTTATTCCAAATGAAAACGAAATGGAAAGACGATTAGGACTTAAAACTATCTTTCAGAATAATGCTTATTTTGTAGTAGGATTTTCCCCAGATAGTGAAGTAGCAAAATCTATAACTGTAAATGATGAAATTGTAGCCATTAATTCGTATAAGTTGGATGCAAACAATCCAAATGCCATTTTGAATAAGGCTGCAAAAGATGGAAAAACAGAATTAGAAATTTCATTTTTTAGAGATAATCAGCTTCATACAATTACTATAAAATACGATGAAAATCAATATCCAATAATTAAACTAAAAGTAAAAGAAGACGCAACAGAAGAGCAAAAAGAGAATTTGAGAAAATGGCTTTCTCCTTTGGTATAA
- a CDS encoding 1,4-dihydroxy-2-naphthoyl-CoA synthase — translation MNQKADWKVIEKLNNITFEDITYKKSNGVARIAFNRPEVRNAFRPQTVTELYRAFLDAREDTSIGVVLLSSEGPSPKDGVYSFCSGGDQTKRGYQGYVGEDGMPRLNILEVQRLMRFMPKAVIAVVNGWAVGGGHSLHVVCDLTLASKEHAIFKQTDADVTSFDGGYGSAYLAKMVGQKRAREIFFLGRNYSAQEAYDMGMVNAVIPHEELEDTAYDWAQEILEKSPTSIKMLKFAFNLTDDGMVGQQVFAGEATRLTYMTDEAKEGRDAFLEKRKPNFKDIKWIP, via the coding sequence ATGAATCAAAAAGCAGACTGGAAAGTCATTGAGAAATTAAATAATATCACATTTGAAGATATTACCTACAAAAAATCAAATGGTGTTGCTCGTATTGCCTTCAACCGTCCAGAAGTCAGAAATGCCTTTCGTCCACAAACAGTAACCGAATTATACAGAGCTTTTTTAGATGCTAGAGAAGATACTTCTATCGGAGTAGTTTTGCTTTCTTCAGAAGGTCCTTCTCCAAAAGATGGTGTTTATTCGTTTTGTAGTGGTGGCGACCAAACTAAACGAGGGTATCAAGGCTATGTAGGCGAAGATGGAATGCCAAGGCTAAATATTTTGGAAGTGCAGCGTCTTATGCGTTTTATGCCAAAAGCTGTTATTGCTGTTGTGAATGGTTGGGCTGTTGGTGGTGGACATAGTTTGCATGTTGTTTGTGATTTGACTTTAGCAAGTAAAGAACATGCTATTTTCAAACAAACCGATGCTGATGTTACCAGCTTTGATGGTGGTTATGGTTCGGCTTATTTGGCTAAAATGGTTGGACAAAAAAGAGCTAGAGAAATTTTCTTTCTGGGTCGCAATTATTCAGCACAAGAAGCATATGATATGGGAATGGTAAATGCTGTTATTCCTCACGAAGAATTGGAAGATACAGCGTATGATTGGGCGCAAGAAATTTTAGAAAAATCGCCTACATCTATCAAAATGCTCAAATTTGCATTCAATTTAACTGATGACGGAATGGTTGGGCAACAAGTTTTTGCAGGAGAAGCAACACGACTTACCTACATGACCGACGAAGCAAAAGAAGGAAGAGATGCCTTTTTGGAGAAAAGAAAACCAAACTTTAAAGATATTAAATGGATACCTTAA
- a CDS encoding SCO family protein, producing the protein MKNIFVFLAFALLSLTFYSCNTKTEDFEIEEKEVLPYYSEASFTPHWITKNSDSLKKFHTIPNFSLTNQEGNSITQKDFEGKIYVADFFFTSCPGICPKMTANMNILQDEFINDEEILLVSHSVTPDKDSVSVLKKYATEKDVNSKKWHLLTGDRQEIYNLGRKSYFVEEDLGTTKTDEDFLHTENFVLIDKNKHIRGIYNGLNKASVRQLIADIKTLKSETITN; encoded by the coding sequence ATGAAAAATATATTTGTATTCCTTGCCTTTGCCTTACTTTCTCTTACTTTTTATTCTTGTAATACAAAAACAGAAGATTTTGAAATAGAAGAAAAGGAAGTTTTGCCTTATTATAGTGAAGCTTCTTTTACGCCTCATTGGATAACAAAAAATAGCGATTCACTCAAAAAATTTCATACAATTCCTAATTTTTCACTCACTAATCAGGAAGGAAATTCTATTACACAAAAAGATTTTGAAGGAAAAATATATGTTGCTGATTTCTTTTTTACAAGCTGCCCTGGTATTTGTCCGAAAATGACAGCTAACATGAATATTTTACAGGATGAATTTATTAATGATGAGGAAATTCTATTAGTTTCTCATTCGGTTACACCTGATAAAGATTCGGTTTCTGTTTTGAAAAAATATGCAACAGAAAAAGATGTAAACTCTAAAAAATGGCATTTGCTAACAGGCGATAGACAAGAAATCTATAATTTAGGTAGAAAATCTTATTTTGTAGAAGAAGATTTAGGAACTACAAAAACAGATGAAGATTTTTTACATACCGAAAATTTTGTTTTGATAGACAAAAACAAACACATACGAGGAATTTATAATGGACTAAATAAAGCCTCTGTAAGGCAATTAATTGCTGATATTAAGACACTTAAAAGTGAAACAATTACGAATTAA
- a CDS encoding class I SAM-dependent methyltransferase yields MNPDYYQNYYHLERNHWWFVVRLEILQQEIKRIFDTKDKENRSKLKILNIGIATGKTSEMLSEFGDVTSLEYDANCAEFVRKKLAIEVTEGSILELPFEDNQFDWVCAFDVVEHVEDDKKAISEMNRVCKNKGKICITVPAFQSLWSHHDEINQHFKRYKMNEILNLFDLQSESVDNNSFNVLRKTYFNSFLFIPIWLFRKLNFLIPQQFIRKGAGSDFEIYKENYFLDSILKGIFRIEKKLFRKKISFPFGVSILFFVEKN; encoded by the coding sequence TTGAATCCAGATTATTACCAAAATTATTATCATTTAGAAAGAAATCATTGGTGGTTTGTGGTGCGTTTAGAAATCTTACAACAAGAAATCAAAAGAATTTTTGATACAAAAGATAAAGAAAATAGATCAAAATTAAAAATCCTAAACATAGGAATAGCAACAGGAAAAACTTCTGAAATGCTTTCTGAATTTGGAGACGTAACTTCACTAGAATATGATGCAAATTGTGCCGAATTTGTTAGAAAAAAACTTGCTATTGAAGTGACAGAAGGTTCAATATTAGAGTTACCTTTTGAAGATAATCAGTTTGATTGGGTGTGTGCTTTTGATGTTGTCGAACACGTAGAAGATGACAAAAAAGCAATTTCAGAAATGAATAGAGTTTGTAAAAATAAAGGTAAAATTTGTATTACAGTTCCTGCTTTTCAAAGTCTTTGGAGTCATCACGATGAAATAAATCAACATTTTAAAAGATATAAAATGAATGAAATTTTAAATTTATTTGACTTACAAAGTGAAAGCGTAGATAATAATTCTTTCAACGTTCTTCGAAAAACATATTTTAATTCTTTTTTATTTATTCCGATTTGGCTCTTCCGAAAACTAAACTTTCTAATTCCTCAACAGTTTATCAGAAAAGGAGCAGGTTCAGATTTTGAAATTTATAAAGAAAATTATTTTTTGGATTCTATCTTGAAAGGAATTTTTAGGATTGAAAAAAAACTATTTCGAAAGAAAATTTCTTTTCCATTTGGAGTTTCTATATTGTTTTTTGTTGAGAAAAATTAA
- a CDS encoding OmpA family protein, with the protein MKKNIIPLLLFFSFSTTFLFAKTAQSQTYKLLYRFIDKETGKPIDGVNVRILNTKNNAEQVTITTQDGETLVYLEPETTFLIRAYNRYYFSTDTIRLQTQKLSFEITKDDERRSIKKDIPLEKINIGLVKKLIGVSFSPNSDKILPECENILKRLAYMMRLNPSIKIEVAAHTDSRGEDEYNLELTQRQANSLREFLIIQGIAEDRIRARGFGENQLVNQCQNDIKCTSSEHIQNRRVEYVIIGIE; encoded by the coding sequence ATGAAGAAAAATATTATTCCCTTACTACTATTTTTTAGTTTTTCTACTACATTTCTCTTTGCCAAAACAGCACAAAGTCAAACATATAAGCTGCTGTATCGATTTATTGATAAAGAAACAGGAAAGCCTATTGATGGTGTCAATGTGCGCATTCTGAATACAAAAAACAATGCTGAACAAGTAACCATCACAACACAAGATGGAGAAACACTTGTTTATTTAGAACCTGAAACTACTTTTTTGATTCGTGCCTATAATCGGTATTATTTTTCTACGGATACAATTCGTCTTCAAACTCAGAAGCTATCTTTTGAAATAACCAAAGATGACGAACGAAGGAGTATCAAAAAAGATATTCCATTAGAAAAAATAAATATTGGACTTGTCAAAAAATTAATTGGTGTTTCTTTTTCGCCTAATAGTGATAAAATTTTACCAGAATGTGAAAATATTTTGAAACGTTTAGCTTATATGATGCGACTAAACCCAAGTATAAAAATAGAAGTTGCTGCTCATACCGATTCAAGAGGAGAAGATGAATACAACCTTGAACTAACACAAAGACAAGCCAATTCACTAAGAGAGTTTTTGATAATACAAGGAATTGCAGAAGACAGAATAAGAGCTAGAGGTTTTGGAGAAAATCAATTAGTTAATCAATGTCAGAATGATATAAAATGTACTTCCTCAGAACACATACAAAATAGACGAGTAGAATATGTCATTATTGGAATAGAGTAA